TTTAAGTTATACTTTGAAAAGACCCGGAGATTATATTTTTTACTGTATTCCTTCGCCTTACTGGGAACCTGCTGAAGAAAAATATATAATTCACTATACAAAAGTTATTGTTAATGGATTTGGAATGGAAGATAGTTGGGATAAGGAAATAGGACTAAAAGTTGAAATAGTACCTCTTGTCAGACCTTATGGAATTTATGCTGGTAATACCTTTTATGGAATTGTTAAATTTAATGGAAAACCCGTTCCTTTCTGTGATGTAGAAATTGAGTATTTTAATGAAAAGGGAAATATAAAAGCACCATATTCACCATTTATAACTCAAGTTGTTAAAACAGACCAAAATGGCGTATTCTATTATTCTTTTCCTAAAAGTGGATGGTATGGATTTTCAGCAATTTGTACAGATGAAAAAAAGATAAATGATAAAGAAGTTGAAGTTGCAGGAGTACTGTGGATTAAAGTTTATGAAATGAAATAAAATGCATATATCAGAAGGGGTTTTGTCCGGACCTATTCTTGGAATAGGCGCTGTAATAACTTTGGCAGGGACATATAAAGGACTTAAAGATTTAGAATATAAGGATTATCCAAAGGTCTCTTTATTAACAAGTGCTTTTTTTGTTGCATCACTGGTACATGTTCCTGTGGGTCCTTCAAGTTCTCATCTTGTTTTAAATGGCCTTTGCGGAATAATTCTTGGCTGGAAAAGTTTTCCTTGTATCTTACTTGCTTTATTCTTACAGGCATTATTATTTCAATTTGGAGGTCTTACAACACTTGGAATAAATACGGCAAATATGGCGATTCCTGCGGTAATTTCTTATTATATTTTCAAACCATTTTTAAAGAAAAATTATTTTTTAACAGGTTTTCTTTCAGGCTTTTTTTCAATTATTCTATCATGTGTTTTTGTATTTTTCTCTCTTTATTTTACAGGTAGTTTTTTTGAAAATGTTGGAAAAACTATTTTTGTAGTTCATCTACCAATTGCAGTTATTGAAGGTTTTATAACCGGCTTTATTCTTTCTTTTTTAAGTAAAACAAAAAAGGAATTACTGGAGGTATAAATGAAAAAATTAATTTTTATATTTTTTATTTTTTCAGTCATTACTTTTGCTCACAAAATAAATATTTTTACTTATAAGGAAGGAAATAAAATTTTTGTTGAGGGATATTTTCAGGATGGTTCTCCATGTAAAAATTCACCTGTTGAGGTATATAACGAAAAAAGTGAAAAAATTCTTGATGGAAAAACTGATGAAAAAGGCATTTTCTCTTTTGATATTCCGGATGCAGAAAAAATTAAAATTGTTCTTACCGCTGATATGGGTCATAAAGTAGAAACAGAAATGGAATTGAAGAAAAAAACTGAAATTAAAAAAGAAGAAAAAAAGGTAGAGAAAAAGGAAGAAAAAACTGAAATACAAAAAGGAATTGATGAAGAAAAAATAAAAGAGATAGTAGAAGAAAGTGTTGAAAAAGCAATAAACCCCCTTATAAAAGAAATAGAAAAAGAAAAACAGAAAATAAAATTGACAGATATAATTGGAGGGATTGGTTATATTTTTGGCATATTAGGGATTTACCTTTATTTCCGAGGACGGTCCTCAGAATGGAAAAAATAGACCCTAGATTACGACTTTTAACTTCTTTTGTTTACTCTATATTTGTTGCTCTTGAAAGAAATTTTGAAATTTTTAAATTTTACCTTATTCTGCCAGTAATTTTATTTTTTTTTATCACAGATTTTAAAAAATTTTTTAAAGGGCTTATTTCTGTAAATCTTTTTATATTTCTATGCTGGCTTTTTCTACCTTTAAGTATTCCTGGAAAAGAAGTTTTCCGCTTTTTGAAATTTTCGGTGACCTATGAAGGAATAAGATATACTCTTTTAATTACAATTAAGGCAAATCTAATCTTTTTAACAAATTTTGTTTTAATTTTTTCAACCCATCCCATAAGAATTATTCATGCCTTGCATCATCTTCATTTACCCAAAAAACTTATTAATATCTTCTTTCTTTCAACGAGATATATTCCTGTGATAGAGAAAGAAAAAAATAGAATTCAAAAAGCAATGAAAATAAGATGTTTTGTCCCTAAAAATAATATCCACACATATAAAACAATAGGAAATTTTGTAGGAATTTTACTTTTAAGGTCATATGAAAGAAGTGAAAGAATTTATAAAGCAATGATTTTAAGGAACTTTTCCGGAATATTCTGGACATATCATCATTTTGTATGGTCAAAAAAGGATACATTCGTTAGTTTCTGTGTTATAATTTATTTTCTATGGATAATAATTTTAAAAATCCACTGATTGAACTTAAAAATATAACTGTTTCATATCCTGAAAGAGGAAAAGTCCTTGATAATCTTTCCCTTTCAATTTCAGAGAAGGATAGAATTGGAATAAAAGGAGCAAATGGTTCCGGAAAAACATCCTTACTTTATACAATTGTTGGTCTTGTAAAAATAGAAAAGGGAGAGATAAAAATATTCGGTAAAAAGATGGAAAAAGAGAGTGATTTTGTTGAGGTAAGAAAAAAAATCGGTTTTCTGTTTCAGGACTCTGATGACCAGTTATTTTCTCCTACTGTTGAAGAAGATATTGCTTTTGGACCATTAAATTTAAGATTACCAAAGGAAGAAGTAAAAGAAAGGGTTGAAAGGACTATAAAACTTCTTGGTATAGAGAATTTAAAACACAGATTTTCCCATACACTTTCTTATGGAGAAAAAAGAATTGTAGCAATTGCAACAATTCTATCAATGGAACCTGAAATATATCTCCTTGATGAGCCAACAACAGGTCTTGATGAAAAAACAAGCCAGATAATTGAAAAATTTTTAATTCAGAATAATCTTACCTATTTAATGGTAAGCCATGATATAAATTTTCTTGAAAGGGTCTGCAATAAAATATATCTTCTTGAAAATGGCTCTCTCCTTTCAATAAAATAATTTTTATGCTAAAATTTTTCTATGGTTAAAATTGCTCCTTCTTTACTTTCTGCTGATTTTTCTCGTTTAGGAGAAGAGGTGAAGAAAGTTACAGAGGCAGGTGCTGATTTGATTCATTTTGATGTTATGGATGGACATTTTGTTCCAAATTTAACTTTTGGTCCAATGGTTCTTGCTGCAATAAGAAGATATTCACATCTACCATTTGAGGCACACTTAATGATAACAAACCCTGAAAAATACTGGAAAAATTTTGCTGATAGTGGAGCGGATATAATAGGAATACATATAGAATGTGAAGTTGACCATAAATACATAATTACAGAAATACAGAAATATGGTAAAAGAGCATGTATTGTAATAAACCCACCCACTCCGGTTGAGAAAATTTATCCTGTTTTAGAAATGGTTGATATGGTTTTGATTATGACTGTTAATCCTGGATTTGGAGGACAGAAATTTATATATGAGGTAGTTGAAAAAATAAAAAAAGTGAATGAATACAGAAAGAATAAGAAATTAAATTTTGAAATTGAGGTAGATGGTGGTATAAATAAAGAGACAGGAAAAATTGTGGTAGAAAATGGAGTTGATATACTTGTTGCTGGTAATTACATTTTTTCAGGGAATGACTATAAAGAAAGGATTGAAAGTTTAAGATGGAAAAGATAAGTTTTGAAGAATTGAAAAAAATACTTGAAAGAAAAGAAGAAGATATAGAAAAAGGTGTAAAGGAAATTATAAAAAGAGTTAAAGAAGAAGGAGATAAAGCAATATTTTATTATACTGAAAAGTTTGATAGAGTAAAACTTGAAAATTTAAAGGTGAATGAGGATGAGATAAAAGAAAGCAGAAAATACTTAAAAGGAGAAATTTTTGAATACATTAAAAAAGCAAAAGAAAGAATAGAAAAATATCATAAAAAACAGTTGCCAAAAGGATTTAAAATAAAGGAAAAATATATTGAAATCGAATTCAGGTATCAGCCAATTGAAAAAGTTGGTATATATATTCCAGGAGGGCAATCCCCTTTAATTTCAACAATTTTAATGACAGTAATTCCAGCAAAAGTTGCAACTGTTAAGGAAATATATGTCTGCTCACCACCTTCTTATAATGGGAAAATTCATCCTTTAATAATCGCAACATGTGATTATCTTGGAATTAAAAATATTTTTTCTGCTGGTGGTGTGTGTGCAATAAGTGCTTTTGCTTTTGGGACAGAGACAATTCCTAAGGTTGATTTAATAGCGGGTCCTGGGAATAAATATGTAAATTGTGCTAAAAAGTTATTATTTGGAAAGGTCGGAATTGATTTACCAGCAGGACCGAGCGAAGTTGTTATTTTTTCAGATAGTTCTGGAATTCCTGATTTTATTGAATATGATTTAAAGGCACAGATTGAACATACTGATGGAACTGGGATTTTAATAACAACAGATGAAAAAATTGGCAAAAATATAGAAAAAAAAGTTGAAAAAGGATACTGGATTCTTGTTAAAAATGAAAAAGAAGCAATTGAAATAATAAACTATATAGCACCAGAACATTTAGAGGTAATTTCAAAAAAACCTTTTCTCTTTAAAAATTGTAAGGCAGGAGCGATATTTATAGGGAATTATACACCTGTAACAATAGGTGATTATTTTGCAGGTCCTTCTC
The genomic region above belongs to bacterium and contains:
- the cbiM gene encoding cobalt transporter CbiM: MHISEGVLSGPILGIGAVITLAGTYKGLKDLEYKDYPKVSLLTSAFFVASLVHVPVGPSSSHLVLNGLCGIILGWKSFPCILLALFLQALLFQFGGLTTLGINTANMAIPAVISYYIFKPFLKKNYFLTGFLSGFFSIILSCVFVFFSLYFTGSFFENVGKTIFVVHLPIAVIEGFITGFILSFLSKTKKELLEV
- the cbiQ gene encoding cobalt ECF transporter T component CbiQ; the protein is MEKIDPRLRLLTSFVYSIFVALERNFEIFKFYLILPVILFFFITDFKKFFKGLISVNLFIFLCWLFLPLSIPGKEVFRFLKFSVTYEGIRYTLLITIKANLIFLTNFVLIFSTHPIRIIHALHHLHLPKKLINIFFLSTRYIPVIEKEKNRIQKAMKIRCFVPKNNIHTYKTIGNFVGILLLRSYERSERIYKAMILRNFSGIFWTYHHFVWSKKDTFVSFCVIIYFLWIIILKIH
- the rpe gene encoding ribulose-phosphate 3-epimerase produces the protein MVKIAPSLLSADFSRLGEEVKKVTEAGADLIHFDVMDGHFVPNLTFGPMVLAAIRRYSHLPFEAHLMITNPEKYWKNFADSGADIIGIHIECEVDHKYIITEIQKYGKRACIVINPPTPVEKIYPVLEMVDMVLIMTVNPGFGGQKFIYEVVEKIKKVNEYRKNKKLNFEIEVDGGINKETGKIVVENGVDILVAGNYIFSGNDYKERIESLRWKR
- a CDS encoding ABC transporter ATP-binding protein; translation: MDNNFKNPLIELKNITVSYPERGKVLDNLSLSISEKDRIGIKGANGSGKTSLLYTIVGLVKIEKGEIKIFGKKMEKESDFVEVRKKIGFLFQDSDDQLFSPTVEEDIAFGPLNLRLPKEEVKERVERTIKLLGIENLKHRFSHTLSYGEKRIVAIATILSMEPEIYLLDEPTTGLDEKTSQIIEKFLIQNNLTYLMVSHDINFLERVCNKIYLLENGSLLSIK
- the hisD gene encoding histidinol dehydrogenase, with protein sequence MEKISFEELKKILERKEEDIEKGVKEIIKRVKEEGDKAIFYYTEKFDRVKLENLKVNEDEIKESRKYLKGEIFEYIKKAKERIEKYHKKQLPKGFKIKEKYIEIEFRYQPIEKVGIYIPGGQSPLISTILMTVIPAKVATVKEIYVCSPPSYNGKIHPLIIATCDYLGIKNIFSAGGVCAISAFAFGTETIPKVDLIAGPGNKYVNCAKKLLFGKVGIDLPAGPSEVVIFSDSSGIPDFIEYDLKAQIEHTDGTGILITTDEKIGKNIEKKVEKGYWILVKNEKEAIEIINYIAPEHLEVISKKPFLFKNCKAGAIFIGNYTPVTIGDYFAGPSHVLPTGMSANFSSGLSVFTFLRSFAVIKCKKEFIKEYGKYIEKIAEVEKLESHKNSIKIRKS
- a CDS encoding DUF4198 domain-containing protein, producing MNKKLVLYLFLSIFLNSFAHFGMIIPSPDIVEEKEKANINLKILFAHPFEGKTMDMEKPSDFGVFFRGEKISLLNEIKETSYKFYSDEKIHRGWSLSYTLKRPGDYIFYCIPSPYWEPAEEKYIIHYTKVIVNGFGMEDSWDKEIGLKVEIVPLVRPYGIYAGNTFYGIVKFNGKPVPFCDVEIEYFNEKGNIKAPYSPFITQVVKTDQNGVFYYSFPKSGWYGFSAICTDEKKINDKEVEVAGVLWIKVYEMK